DNA from Stenotrophomonas acidaminiphila:
GAGAGCGTGGAGGACATCGCCCGGCTGCGTACCCGCAACGACCGTGGCGAGATGGTGCCGATCGGGTCGATGGTCACGATCAAGGAAACCTACGGCCCCGACCCGGTGCTGCGCTTCAACGGCTACCCGGCCGCCGACCTGGCCGGCGAGGCCGACCCGCGCGTGCTGTCCTCGGCCGAGGCGATGAACCGACTGACCGAGATCGCCGGCAAGGTGCTGCCGGTGGGCATGACCACCGAATGGACCGACCTGAGCTACCAGCAGGCCACCCAGGGCAAGGCCGCCTTCATCGTATTCCCGGTGGCGATCCTACTGGCCTTCCTGGTGCTGGCGGCGCTGTACGAGAGCTGGTCGCTGCCGCTGGCGGTGATCCTGATCGTGCCGATGACGCTGCTGTCGGCACTGTTCGGGGTATGGCTGAGTGGTGGCGACAACAACGTGTTCGTGCAGGTCGGGCTGGTGGTGCTGATGGGCCTGGCGTGCAAGAACGCGATCCTGATCGTCGAATTCGCCCGCGAACTGGAGATGGGCGGCAAGGGCATCGTCGACGCCGCGCTGGAGGCGTGCCGCCTGCGCCTGCGCCCGATCGTGATGACGTCCATCGCCTTCATCGCCGGCACCGTGCCGCTGGTGCTGTCGCATGGCGCGGGCGCCGAGGTGCGCTCGGTCACCGGCATCACCGTGTTCGCCGGCATGCTGGGCGTGACCCTGTTCGGCCTGTTCCTGACCCCGGTGTTCTACGTCGCGCTGCGCACCTTCGTCACCCGCAACGGCGGCGGCCAGCTGGTGCGGCATGGCGAACCGACCCTGCACCACTGACCCGACCTTCGGCCGTCGCCTGACACCCTCCGGCGACGGCCCATCCAACCGAGACATGCATCCATGACTACCCAACACAACAAGATCGCGCTGGTCACCGGCGCCACCCGTGGCATCGGCCTGGAAACGGTGCGCCAGCTGGCCCGCGCCGGCGTGCATACGCTGCTCGCCGGCCGCCAGCGCGACACCGCGCTGGCACTGGCACTGCAACTGCAGGCCGAAGGGCTGCCGGTGGAGGCGCTGCAACTGGACGTCACCGATGCCGCCAGCATCGATGCGGCGGTGCGCGATGTCGAGCAGCGCCACGGCCGGCTCGACATCCTGGTCAACAACGCCGGCGTGCTGCTGGAAGACCCGTCGCTGCCACCGTCGGCGCAGCCGCTCGATACCTGGCGCCGGACCTTCGACACCAACGTGCATGCGCTGGTGGCCGTCACCCAGGCGTTCCTGCCGCTGCTGCGGCGCTCGGCGGCCGGGCGCATCGTCAACGTGTCGAGCATCCTCGGCTCGCAGGCGTTGCATGCCGATCCCGGCTCGCCCATCTACGACTTCAAGGTGCCGGCCTACAACGCGTCCAAGGCGGCGGTGAACAACTGGACCCTGTCGCTGGCGTACGAACTGCGCGGCACGCCGATCAAGGTCAACACCGTGCACCCGGGCTACGTGCGGACCGACATGAACGCGGGCGCGGGCGAGATCGACGTCGCCGACGGCGCGCGCTCCAGCGTGCAGATGGCGCTGCTCGGCGCGGACGGGCCGAGCGGCAGCTTCACCCATCTCGGGCAGGTGCTGCCATGGTGAGGGCGGCACTGGCCGCGGCGTTGTCCGGCCTGCTGCTGGCCGGCTGCGTCAGTGTCGGCCCGGATTACCACGCCCCGGCGCAGCCGCCGGTGGTGCTGCGCGGCGCCGCCGCACCGGTGTACAGCGCGCAGTCGCCGGTGGCGGGCTGGTGGGCGCAGTTCGATGATCCGGTGCTCGCGCAGCTGATGCATGCGGCGTTGTCCGACAACCTCGACCTCACGCTGGCACTGGCGCGCGTGCAGCAGGCGCGGGCGGTGTTCGTCGAGCGCCGGCTCGACCAGGCGCCGCACGTCACCGCGGCCGCCAGCCAGGAACGCCATCGGCAACCGGATCCGGCGCAGGGCGGTGCACGCGTGTCCGGCGAGCAGTACCAGCTTGGTTTCGATGCCGGCTGGGAGCTGGACCTGTTCGGACGCCAGCGCCGCGCCGCCGAAGCGGCGCGGGCCGACCTGGACGCCGAATGGGCCAACCTGGTCGATGCACAGGTGCTGGTGGCCGCCGAGGTCGCGCGCAATTACTTCGAGCTGCGCGGTACGCAGAAGCGCATCGCGGTGGCCGAACAGACCCTGGTCAACCTGCGCGACACCCAGGCGCTGACCGAGACCCGCTGGACCCTGGGCGCGGGCAGCGAACTCGACGTGCAGAGCAGCCGTGCGCGGCTGAAGGCGATCGAGGCCGACATCCCGCTGCTGGAACTGGCGCAGACCCAGTCACGGCACCGGCTGGCGGTGCTGCTGGGGCAGCGCCCCGGCACCCTGGATACGCTGTTGCAGCCGCGCCCGGTCCAGGCGTTCGCCAGGCCGCTGCCGCTGGGCGATACCACCGTGCTGCTGCAGCGGCGCGCCGACGTGCGCGCCGCCGAGCGCCGCCTGGCCGCGGCCACCGCGCGGGTCGGCGTGGCCACCGCCGACCTGTTTCCGCGGCTGTCGCTGACCGGCTTCGTCGGTTTCCTCGGCGGCGATGCCGGCGGCCTGGTCAATGGCGCCAACAAGGCCTGGTCGCTGGTGCCATCGCTGCGCTGGAGCGCGTTCGACGTGGGCAGCGTGCGCGCGCGGCTGCGCGCCAGCCGCGCCCAGGCCGACGGCGCGGCGGCCGAGTACGAGAAGACCGTGCTGCTGGCGCTGGAGGATGCCGAGAACGCGCTGGCACGCTACGCCAGGCAGCAGGCGCGACTGCTGATCGTGGCCGAACAGGCCCAAGCCGCGCGTCGTGCGCAGGCGCTGGCGCAGGTCCGTTACCGCGAGGGCTCGGCCGATTTCCTGGCGCTGCTCGACGCGCAGCGCAGCCAGTTGGCGGCCGACGATGCGCTGGCCGACGCCGAGGCCGGGGTCAATGTCAGCGTGGTGGCGGTGTACAAGGCGCTCGGCGGCTGGGGCCAGGTCTCGGCCACCGCACCGTCGGTCGCGGTGGTCGAAACGCACTGACTCGCCCGGCAGATGCGCGGCTTGCCTGCATGCAGCCTTGCCGGCCGAGCGCCGTGCCGGGCAAGCCCGGCACCTACGGGTGGGTTCCTGCAGTGCCGGGCAAGCCCGGCACCTACGGTGGGTTCCTGCAGCCTTCGCATTTCCGTGGATGCGGGTCTCGCCCCGCATGCGGCTTGCCCCGGATGGAAAAAGGCGGCCAGGTGGCCGCCTTTTTCCGCTTTCCGTCTGTCATCTGCCCGGGGCGTGCAGGCCTTGCCGGCCGAGCGCCGTGCCGGGCAAGCCCGGCACCTACGGGTGGGTTCCTGCAGCCTTCGCGTTTCCGTGGATGCGGGGCTTGCCCCGCATGGGCTTTCCCCATGGAAAGAGGCGGCCAGGTGGCCGCCTCTTTCAGCTTTCCGTCTGTCATCTGCCCGGGGCGTGCAGGCCTTGCCGGCCGAGCGCCGTGCCGGGCAGGCCCGGCACCTACAGGTGGGCTCTTGCAGCCTTCGCGCTTCCGTAGATGCGGGGCTCGCCCCGCATGGGCCTTCCCCATATGGAAAAAGGCGGCCAGGTGGCCGCCTCTTTCCGTTCTCCATCCCTTGCGGCAATCAGGCCGCGTCGGCCTGCTCGCGGCGCGGGCCTTCGGCCAGCGCGCGGCCGACCATGTCCACCAGCAGGTCCAGCTCGGCTTCGTCCATGCCGAAATGCGGGGTGAAGCGCAGCGAGTTCTCGCCGCCATGGATCACGTTGACGCCGTGCATGCGCAGCCATTCCTCGGTGGAGTTGGCGCCATAACACTTGAACTGCGGGGCCAGTTCGCAGGAGAACAGCAGCCCGGTGCCCTGGACCTTGGTGATCAGCCCGCCCAGCCTGGCCTTGAGCGCCTCGAGCTTGCGCACCGCCTGTTCGCCGCGTTCGCGGATGTTGCGGC
Protein-coding regions in this window:
- a CDS encoding RND transporter codes for the protein MVRAALAAALSGLLLAGCVSVGPDYHAPAQPPVVLRGAAAPVYSAQSPVAGWWAQFDDPVLAQLMHAALSDNLDLTLALARVQQARAVFVERRLDQAPHVTAAASQERHRQPDPAQGGARVSGEQYQLGFDAGWELDLFGRQRRAAEAARADLDAEWANLVDAQVLVAAEVARNYFELRGTQKRIAVAEQTLVNLRDTQALTETRWTLGAGSELDVQSSRARLKAIEADIPLLELAQTQSRHRLAVLLGQRPGTLDTLLQPRPVQAFARPLPLGDTTVLLQRRADVRAAERRLAAATARVGVATADLFPRLSLTGFVGFLGGDAGGLVNGANKAWSLVPSLRWSAFDVGSVRARLRASRAQADGAAAEYEKTVLLALEDAENALARYARQQARLLIVAEQAQAARRAQALAQVRYREGSADFLALLDAQRSQLAADDALADAEAGVNVSVVAVYKALGGWGQVSATAPSVAVVETH
- a CDS encoding short-chain dehydrogenase: MTTQHNKIALVTGATRGIGLETVRQLARAGVHTLLAGRQRDTALALALQLQAEGLPVEALQLDVTDAASIDAAVRDVEQRHGRLDILVNNAGVLLEDPSLPPSAQPLDTWRRTFDTNVHALVAVTQAFLPLLRRSAAGRIVNVSSILGSQALHADPGSPIYDFKVPAYNASKAAVNNWTLSLAYELRGTPIKVNTVHPGYVRTDMNAGAGEIDVADGARSSVQMALLGADGPSGSFTHLGQVLPW